Proteins encoded within one genomic window of Corynebacterium aurimucosum:
- a CDS encoding alpha/beta hydrolase, producing MKLLSALLSSALLMSSAPAYQESSRHEQSSRWGVDATFSILNAMGSSSHLLTDLFTSEQEGYPYPVDASISTASVVSRTPTDEPGREKWLVASPSMGREIPVDVVLGSGGPVVYFLEGVDSPETSNWITKGHVQRVFGESDASIVIPSQGAGSMWTDWNQDDPKLGRNKWNTFVTQELAPVVEAELNHNGKRGIIGLSMGASGAVMMANNHPGFFDAVAGISGCYSTTSTVGQGTVDLTVGSLGGNPRNMWGPHGSPDWLRNDVAANPEGLRGTTLYLSAATGAWTDEEMAAYPDKSLDDRIGGTLLEAGSKRCTEEFSAALDDASLPHTTDYLDAGVHDWVMFGKQLQPAWDAIKPALY from the coding sequence ATGAAGCTTCTCTCTGCGCTTTTGAGCAGCGCACTTCTCATGTCTTCTGCCCCTGCTTACCAGGAATCCAGCCGCCATGAGCAATCCTCTCGCTGGGGCGTGGACGCAACGTTCAGCATCCTCAACGCCATGGGTTCCTCCTCGCACCTTCTCACCGATTTGTTCACATCGGAACAGGAGGGCTATCCGTACCCGGTGGATGCGTCGATAAGCACGGCGTCCGTTGTCTCCCGCACCCCGACCGATGAGCCTGGCCGGGAAAAGTGGCTCGTGGCCTCGCCGTCCATGGGACGTGAGATTCCCGTCGACGTCGTCCTCGGCAGCGGCGGCCCGGTGGTGTACTTCCTGGAAGGTGTCGACTCCCCGGAAACCTCCAACTGGATCACCAAGGGGCATGTGCAGCGCGTCTTCGGTGAGTCCGACGCCAGCATCGTCATCCCCTCCCAAGGCGCTGGTTCCATGTGGACGGACTGGAATCAGGACGACCCCAAGCTGGGCCGCAACAAATGGAACACCTTCGTCACGCAGGAGCTTGCGCCGGTGGTTGAGGCGGAGCTGAACCACAACGGCAAGCGCGGGATCATCGGCTTGTCGATGGGCGCGTCCGGCGCGGTCATGATGGCCAACAACCACCCGGGATTCTTCGATGCGGTGGCGGGGATTTCCGGTTGCTATTCCACGACGAGCACGGTGGGTCAAGGAACGGTTGACCTGACGGTGGGCAGCCTCGGTGGCAACCCACGGAACATGTGGGGCCCGCACGGCTCGCCGGACTGGCTGCGCAATGATGTCGCAGCGAACCCGGAGGGGCTGCGCGGTACGACGCTGTATCTCTCCGCTGCCACTGGCGCGTGGACGGATGAGGAGATGGCGGCCTACCCCGACAAATCCCTCGACGATCGCATTGGCGGAACCTTGTTGGAGGCCGGCTCAAAGCGGTGCACGGAGGAGTTTTCCGCCGCGCTTGACGACGCCTCCCTCCCCCACACCACCGACTACCTCGACGCCGGGGTGCACGACTGGGTGATGTTTGGCAAGCAATTGCAGCCGGCGTGGGACGCGATTAAACCGGCGCTGTACTAG
- a CDS encoding M20 metallopeptidase family protein, with product MKMAPRHRQQLPPLPMVSAKLGERLASQVFVEEGWELLPELQEFRRDMHQNPEVGLHLPRTQEKVLEALKGLPLEIQLGRDLSSVVAVLRGGKRGERPVSVLLRADMDGLPVREQTGSPFASTNNNMHACGHDLHTAGLIGAVKMLCRHREELLGDVIFMFQPGEEGPGGAQPMIDEGVLDAAGRRPIAAYGLHVGPQDRGTFHHIAGPMMASSSNLGITVYGKGGHGSRPHDAIDPVAALAEIQVALQVALTRRFDANSPIVITVTNLRAGDGAVNVIPDKAELGATVRVLRDEHIDAVRQMIIEVSSSVAASHRCTAKVDFEVLYSATKTSQREDQFAASLWAGMFGAENVLTMDTPMMASEDFGAVLSQVPGTFMWFGTGDPHTPEHMREWNHSPLVRFDDSVLGDQAAALAAVAFERLAAEDAHPSPATKAMRAPVQGTGANAQPPSSAAQ from the coding sequence ATGAAGATGGCACCGCGCCACCGTCAGCAACTGCCACCGCTTCCGATGGTTTCGGCCAAGCTGGGGGAGCGTTTGGCCAGCCAAGTGTTCGTGGAGGAAGGCTGGGAGCTGCTTCCGGAGTTGCAGGAGTTCCGTCGCGATATGCACCAGAACCCGGAGGTCGGGCTGCACCTGCCGCGCACGCAGGAGAAGGTGCTCGAAGCTCTTAAAGGGCTACCGCTGGAGATCCAGCTCGGGCGCGACTTGAGCTCCGTCGTCGCGGTGCTGCGCGGCGGCAAGCGCGGAGAGCGTCCCGTCTCGGTGCTGCTGCGCGCGGACATGGATGGTCTTCCGGTGCGCGAGCAGACGGGCAGCCCTTTCGCTTCGACGAATAACAACATGCACGCCTGCGGCCACGACCTGCACACGGCCGGGCTGATCGGCGCGGTCAAGATGCTCTGCCGCCACCGCGAGGAGCTGTTGGGCGATGTCATCTTCATGTTCCAGCCGGGCGAGGAAGGCCCGGGTGGTGCGCAGCCGATGATTGATGAGGGCGTGCTCGACGCTGCTGGCCGCCGCCCCATCGCCGCCTACGGTTTGCACGTCGGCCCGCAGGATCGGGGCACCTTCCACCACATCGCCGGCCCGATGATGGCCTCGTCGTCCAACCTAGGGATTACCGTCTACGGCAAAGGTGGGCATGGCTCGCGCCCACATGATGCTATCGATCCCGTCGCGGCCTTGGCGGAGATCCAGGTGGCGCTGCAGGTGGCGCTGACCCGGCGCTTCGACGCGAACTCGCCGATTGTCATCACGGTGACCAACTTGCGCGCGGGCGACGGCGCGGTCAACGTCATCCCGGACAAGGCGGAGCTGGGCGCGACGGTGCGCGTGCTTCGCGACGAACACATCGATGCCGTCCGCCAAATGATCATCGAGGTCTCAAGCTCCGTGGCGGCCTCGCATCGTTGTACCGCAAAGGTGGACTTTGAGGTTTTGTATTCGGCGACGAAGACCTCACAACGCGAGGATCAGTTCGCGGCGTCGTTGTGGGCAGGCATGTTCGGTGCGGAAAATGTGCTGACCATGGACACCCCGATGATGGCCTCGGAGGACTTCGGCGCGGTGTTATCCCAGGTTCCGGGCACCTTCATGTGGTTCGGTACGGGAGATCCGCACACCCCGGAGCACATGCGCGAGTGGAACCACTCACCGCTGGTGCGCTTCGATGATTCGGTCCTGGGAGACCAAGCCGCAGCCCTGGCGGCGGTGGCCTTTGAGCGCCTCGCCGCCGAGGACGCTCATCCCTCCCCGGCCACGAAGGCTATGCGCGCGCCGGTGCAGGGGACAGGGGCGAATGCGCAGCCGCCTTCTTCCGCAGCGCAATAA
- a CDS encoding response regulator transcription factor: MFVLSSTASPETAKSHTTPCAIPGRRRRKNSVAQLVAQGLDNQEIAGQLYVSVTTVKTHIKHILDKLGGTNRVHIAIAVLESR, encoded by the coding sequence ATGTTTGTATTGAGCTCCACCGCGAGCCCGGAGACGGCAAAGTCCCACACCACGCCGTGCGCAATTCCCGGCCGGCGGCGCAGGAAGAACAGCGTGGCGCAACTCGTGGCCCAGGGTCTAGACAACCAGGAGATTGCCGGACAGCTCTACGTCTCCGTGACCACGGTTAAGACCCATATCAAGCACATCTTGGACAAACTGGGCGGTACCAATCGGGTGCACATTGCGATCGCGGTGTTGGAGTCGCGTTAG